CTGGGCTAAAGACGAAAGGCAACATGAACTAAGGCTATTGGACCACCCAAATTCTCCCCTACCCCCTCCTCTTTTTAAGGATTGCCGTCGCCCCAAGAATAAACAAAGCCACTGCCAACAGTACTATAAAACTTGTTTTGAGGGAATAATTATCGGCCAAAAAACCCAAAATAGGCGGTGCACATAGAAACCCGGAATAGCCGGCCCCGGCGATAAACGAAACGCCCTTGGAAGAATCCACACCCTTTACGTTTCCGCCGATTCGAAATAGCTCCGGGACCATAGCGGAAAAACCAAGACCACAAATGGCAAATCCCACAATCGCCAAATAGGTGGAAGTAGTCAATACCAATGCATAGCCGATAATACTTAACACCGTACCCAGGGCCACCATTTTTACAGAACCCATACTAGCGCTTACCCCGTCCCCCAAAAACCGACCCAAAGTCATCGTAACCTGAAAGCCTAAAAATCCGGCGCCCCACAAGGCTTCAGGGGCCAAACTTATTTCCTTTAAATAAAGCCCGCTCCAATCCACAATAGCGCCCTCGCTTCCCATGGCTATAAAGGAAATAAGCCCCAACAATAGCAAGGGTTTAAAAAGTTTAAGGCTAAAGGTTTCCTTCTCTATGTTCGCCGCAACTTCGTTCATAAAATTTTTATAAAACATCAAATTAACGATGAAAACAAGGGCGATAGCCAAGCCCATATGTAAAACAGGATTGTCCAAGGGACCTATCAAAAAACTTCCCAATCCCGCCAAAACACCGCCCAGACTAAAAAAACCGTGGGAGGCCGACATGAATTTGGCGTTGTCCTTTTTCTCCAGTTCGGTCACTAGGGTATTCATGGATATATCAGTAAACCCGTTGGAAGCACCGAATAAGAAAAGACTGCCCATCAACGCATAGTAACTTGGGCTCAAAATCGGTAGGATAGCGGTGCAACAACTGATCAGCACACCGTACCAAGTGGCCTTTCCTACCCCAATCCGATTAATAATGGACGATGCAAAAGGAAATACTATAAATACTCCTAAGGATAGGCAAAATATGGCGATTCCCAACTGGGATTTGTCAATACCCAAGTTTTCCTTTACGGTTGGAATATAAATGGCCCAGGTCCCAAAAAGGATATTGATACTTGCAAATACCCATGAGGGTCCAAAGTAACGGGCATTGGAAAAAATCAATCCGAGCGATTTCATCTAACTTGTCAAGTGTTTTTTAATATGCCCTCCTTGAGTATCTGTCCAAATCTGTACATATCCTCATACGAACAATAAAATGGCGCCGGTGCCAAACGGATCACATTGGGCTCGCGCCAATCCACAATCACCCCATTTTCCATGAGGAAGTCAAACAAGGCCCTGCCTTGACCGTGCAAGAAAACGGAAAGTTGGCAACCCCTATCCTTTGGGGTAATGATTTCAAAACTACTATCCACCTCCTTGTCAATTTCCCTCAGCACAAATTCCAAATATCCCGTGAGCGACTTCTGTTTTTCGATCAGGGCGGGCATACCCACCTCCTCAAAAAGCTCCAATGACGCAAGGTAAGGCGCCATGGACAATACCGCAGGATTACTAACCTGCCAAGCATCCGCGTTTGGCATGGGTTCAAAGTGGGGCTTCATTAAAAACCGCTCCGCCTTTTTGGTTCCCCACCAACCCTCGAACCTGGGAATATCTTTCTTGTCCAAATATCTTTCGTGAATAAATATCCCCGATGCATTTCCCGGACCGCTGTTCATATACTTATAACTACACCATGCGGCAAAATCGGCATTCCAATCATGCAGTTTGAGTTCCACATTTCCTACGGCATGCGCCAAATCCCAGCCAACATTGGCACCTACTTTTTTTCCGGCCTTGGTAATCGCCTCCATGTCCATCACCTGACCGTTGTAATAATTGACCCCTCCAATGAGCACCAAGGCGAGCTCGTCCCCTACTTCATCGATTTTGGCCAGAATATCCTCGGTCCGCCAAAAATGCTCGCCATCCCGCTTTTTTACCTCAACAATGGCATCTTCTACATCAAAACCGTGAAAGCGCACCTGACTTTGAAGCATGTATTGATCGCTGGGGAAAGCCTTTTCCTCGCAGAGTATTTTATATCTATTTTTTGTTGGGGTATAGAACGATACCATGAGAAAGTGTAGGTTTACGCTCAAGGTGTTCATAACAGTAACCTCTTCGGGTTTTGCGCCTACAACTTTTGCCAACGGGGGAATTAAACGTTCGTGATAGTCCCACCAAGGCTTATCGGCATAAAAATGGCCCTCTACGCCCAACTCGGCCCAGTCCGTCATGATATTATCCACAAAAGCTTTTGCCCTTTTTGGCTGGAGCCCTAGGGAATTTCCCGTAAAATAAATGACCTCTTGGCCATTTACTTTTGGATAGACAAACTCTTCCCGATACTTGGCCAACGCATCATTTTTATCCATTTCTTGGGAAAATTCCAAGGTGTTTCTAAACTCCATACTTCAATTTTTATAATAATAAACCCTTCCTTAAATTGGGTGTAATTGGATTTGCAAGAAAAGGTGGAAACCCAAGATTGTAAATCGTTTCCATCTTGTAAAAGTAGTTATATACGAACAAAGGAAAACCATGGGCACGATCAGATTTAAGACTTAGGATCATTCGCTAACCGCATTTCCACGATATGCTTTTTGAAACCCACTTTTTCATAGGCCGATAAGGCCGGTTCATTATCGTCGTAGACGGTTAACCTAATTTCGGTAAGTCCCTTGGACAATACCCAACTTTTAAGCCCCTCGATAATTTTCCCGTTGACACCCTTGCCCCTAAATTCGGGAAGGGTGTACATAAAACCCAAATAACCATAATGCGTATGGTCCAAGTAATGGCGGGCCTCTTTGATAAGGGCGTATCCACTGGCAACTACCT
The nucleotide sequence above comes from Maribacter algicola. Encoded proteins:
- a CDS encoding MFS transporter gives rise to the protein MKSLGLIFSNARYFGPSWVFASINILFGTWAIYIPTVKENLGIDKSQLGIAIFCLSLGVFIVFPFASSIINRIGVGKATWYGVLISCCTAILPILSPSYYALMGSLFLFGASNGFTDISMNTLVTELEKKDNAKFMSASHGFFSLGGVLAGLGSFLIGPLDNPVLHMGLAIALVFIVNLMFYKNFMNEVAANIEKETFSLKLFKPLLLLGLISFIAMGSEGAIVDWSGLYLKEISLAPEALWGAGFLGFQVTMTLGRFLGDGVSASMGSVKMVALGTVLSIIGYALVLTTSTYLAIVGFAICGLGFSAMVPELFRIGGNVKGVDSSKGVSFIAGAGYSGFLCAPPILGFLADNYSLKTSFIVLLAVALFILGATAILKKRRG
- a CDS encoding GNAT family N-acetyltransferase, coding for MDNGIEIREAVIEDLPILLKFEQEIILAERPMDPTIRKGKVNYYDLAGLITSDNAQVLVVCSGTQVVASGYALIKEARHYLDHTHYGYLGFMYTLPEFRGKGVNGKIIEGLKSWVLSKGLTEIRLTVYDDNEPALSAYEKVGFKKHIVEMRLANDPKS
- the kynU gene encoding kynureninase — translated: MEFRNTLEFSQEMDKNDALAKYREEFVYPKVNGQEVIYFTGNSLGLQPKRAKAFVDNIMTDWAELGVEGHFYADKPWWDYHERLIPPLAKVVGAKPEEVTVMNTLSVNLHFLMVSFYTPTKNRYKILCEEKAFPSDQYMLQSQVRFHGFDVEDAIVEVKKRDGEHFWRTEDILAKIDEVGDELALVLIGGVNYYNGQVMDMEAITKAGKKVGANVGWDLAHAVGNVELKLHDWNADFAAWCSYKYMNSGPGNASGIFIHERYLDKKDIPRFEGWWGTKKAERFLMKPHFEPMPNADAWQVSNPAVLSMAPYLASLELFEEVGMPALIEKQKSLTGYLEFVLREIDKEVDSSFEIITPKDRGCQLSVFLHGQGRALFDFLMENGVIVDWREPNVIRLAPAPFYCSYEDMYRFGQILKEGILKNT